One segment of Nitrospira sp. DNA contains the following:
- the ispD gene encoding 2-C-methyl-D-erythritol 4-phosphate cytidylyltransferase translates to MSARKPEPLHKGPRTVALVPAAGRGLRMGGPVPKQFLALGGRPILVQSLIMLQASPVIHEIILAVPQSERQYCLDHIVATGEFPKVTKVVPGGEQRQDSVRHALAEVGSETDIVLVHDAVRPFLTETMIRQVVEAALAHGAAIIALPMRDTVKYVGAGGVIERTVDRRPLWLAQTPQAFRREWLEEGHRKGLLGGVQATDDAHLVEMLGKPVVVVEGSGENIKVTRPEDLVIGEAILRSRAAARSAE, encoded by the coding sequence GTGTCCGCTCGTAAACCGGAGCCGCTACATAAGGGGCCGCGCACGGTGGCTCTGGTGCCTGCGGCTGGTCGTGGCCTTCGAATGGGAGGCCCTGTTCCCAAGCAGTTTCTCGCCTTGGGCGGCCGGCCCATTCTGGTGCAGTCGCTCATCATGCTCCAGGCGTCGCCGGTGATCCACGAGATCATCCTGGCCGTCCCCCAATCCGAACGCCAATACTGTCTCGATCACATCGTGGCGACGGGTGAGTTCCCCAAGGTCACCAAGGTGGTGCCGGGCGGGGAGCAGCGGCAGGATTCCGTGCGGCATGCGCTGGCGGAGGTGGGGTCGGAGACGGACATTGTCCTCGTCCATGATGCGGTACGGCCGTTTCTCACCGAAACCATGATTCGTCAGGTCGTGGAGGCCGCCCTAGCTCATGGGGCTGCGATCATCGCGCTCCCGATGCGTGACACGGTCAAATACGTTGGTGCTGGGGGCGTGATCGAGCGGACGGTAGATCGTCGGCCTCTGTGGCTCGCGCAGACCCCGCAAGCGTTCCGTCGAGAATGGTTGGAGGAAGGTCATCGGAAAGGGCTGTTGGGCGGCGTGCAGGCGACGGATGACGCGCATCTCGTGGAAATGCTCGGGAAACCGGTCGTCGTGGTCGAGGGCAGCGGGGAAAACATCAAGGTCACAAGGCCGGAAGATCTCGTGATCGGGGAAGCCATTCTCCGCTCGCGGGCGGCGGCAAGGAGTGCGGAATGA
- a CDS encoding 2-C-methyl-D-erythritol 2,4-cyclodiphosphate synthase — protein MTAVRVGCGWDIHPLVEGRKLILGGLEVPHHKGLQGHSDSDALVHAICDALLGAMGEGDLGRHYPSSDQRFKNISSLKLLEDVVEKLRAKGYRLANVDSTIIAQAPRLSSHLASMQQIIAGVLQVAPDLVNVKVKSGEGLDAVGREEAIAAQAVCMIERA, from the coding sequence ATGACGGCGGTACGCGTGGGGTGCGGATGGGATATTCATCCCCTGGTCGAAGGGCGGAAATTGATTCTCGGCGGACTCGAAGTTCCCCATCATAAAGGTTTGCAGGGTCATTCCGATTCCGATGCCTTGGTGCACGCCATTTGCGACGCACTCCTGGGAGCGATGGGCGAAGGGGATCTCGGACGTCATTACCCAAGCTCTGATCAACGATTCAAGAATATTTCCAGCCTGAAACTACTTGAAGACGTCGTCGAGAAGTTGCGGGCGAAGGGGTATCGCCTGGCCAATGTGGACAGTACCATCATTGCCCAAGCGCCGCGCCTGAGTTCGCATCTGGCATCGATGCAACAAATCATCGCCGGAGTGTTGCAGGTCGCCCCGGATCTCGTGAACGTAAAAGTCAAAAGCGGCGAAGGGTTGGATGCGGTCGGACGCGAAGAGGCCATTGCCGCCCAGGCCGTGTGTATGATCGAGCGGGCATAG
- the cysE gene encoding serine O-acetyltransferase: MLKAISQDLQAVFERDPAATSRVEVVLTYAGFHALLAYRVAHWLKQRQVPFLPRAISQLARWLTGIEIHPSARIGAGFFIDHGMGVVIGETAEVGDHVTLFQGVTLGGTGKERGKRHPTLGNHVVVGAGAKILGGITIGDNVKIGANSVVLKSVPANSTVIGVPGRIIKSQGERLPDATMDHTNMPDPTADRFAALESELIELRKKLENRDSHESR, from the coding sequence ATGTTAAAAGCGATCTCTCAAGACCTCCAGGCGGTGTTCGAACGTGACCCTGCGGCAACCAGTAGGGTGGAAGTTGTCTTGACCTATGCGGGGTTTCACGCCCTGCTGGCCTATCGTGTGGCGCATTGGTTGAAGCAGCGTCAGGTGCCGTTCCTGCCGCGCGCCATTTCTCAACTGGCGCGATGGTTGACTGGGATCGAAATCCATCCATCTGCCAGGATCGGTGCCGGGTTCTTTATCGATCATGGCATGGGGGTGGTGATCGGTGAGACGGCCGAGGTCGGGGACCATGTGACGCTGTTTCAGGGTGTGACGCTCGGTGGTACGGGCAAGGAGCGCGGAAAGCGCCACCCCACGCTGGGAAATCACGTGGTGGTCGGGGCCGGGGCAAAAATTCTCGGCGGCATTACGATCGGCGACAACGTAAAAATCGGCGCGAACTCTGTCGTGCTCAAGTCAGTACCGGCAAACTCCACGGTTATCGGTGTACCAGGCCGGATTATCAAGTCACAGGGCGAACGCCTGCCTGATGCCACCATGGACCATACCAATATGCCGGATCCTACCGCAGACCGGTTCGCCGCGCTCGAGTCGGAACTGATCGAGTTGCGAAAGAAACTGGAAAATCGGGATTCCCACGAATCTCGGTAA